Proteins from one Rhizoctonia solani chromosome 5, complete sequence genomic window:
- a CDS encoding Retrotransposon-derived protein PEG10 has translation MEPEPTLASLLEAINTLTSQVGSLQAQIHSQGQQLSELKAICKETNNLVGNKDQGGAQAKPGPSTGPVTPPTHSGGEAHTPGTVRPGLKAPFRPSRGTGFDSEEEEELGRAPKKEPCDTPKRSLSSLTPFDSGSSVKRPKMELPDPYKGDSRGRKATQWLDCMLLWVALHRDQFDEEEQMVVWILYHMTDKAADWALPIIGTIIKGKGNPPTTILALTAKFKEAFANPDAKRAAARKIAALTQTTTMSEYVTKFRNLIAELDWNEEAYIAQFTRGLHWKVKELLSTKDNIPNELEAIFAASIKIDNTRWENKENRPKKVPTKAPVATTTSTTTTRVRLSKDPNYVTPEERDRRRASGLCVKCGQKGHGIKQCPNGWKATIKEVAKVAEEEGSGKD, from the coding sequence atggaaccggagccgacccttgcctctctccttgaggctatcaacACCCTCACCAGCCAggtcgggtccttgcaggcccaaatccactctcaaggccaacagctctctgagctcaaagccatatgcaaggagaccaacaaccttgttggcaacaaagaccagggcggagcccaagccaagcctggcccatcaactgggcctgtcacccctcctacccattcaggaggggaagcccacactccaggcacggttaggcctggcctcaaggcccccttccgcccttcaagaggaacagggtttgactcagaagaggaggaagaacttGGGCGagcccccaaaaaggagccttgcGACACGCCTAAACGGAGCCttagctccctcacccccttcgattcagggtccagcgtaaagcggcccaaaatggagctcccagacccatacaagggagactCCAGGGGAcggaaggcaacccagtggctagattGTATGCTACTGTGGGTTGCACTTCATCGAGACCAattcgatgaagaagaacaaatggttgtgtggatactataccacatgacgGACAAGGCAGCTgactgggctctccctatcatagggaccatcatcaagggcaagggaaacccccctaccaccatcttggccttaacggccaaattcaaagaggcgTTTGCCAACCCCGACGCTAAACGGGcagccgccaggaagattgccgcgctgactcagacaaccaccatGTCTGAGTATGTTACCAAGTTCCGCAACCTTATTGCAGAGCTTGATTGGAATGAGGAGGCATACATTGCCCAATTCACACGTGGTCTTCAttggaaggtgaaggaactcctgtccaccaaggacaacatccccAATGAACTGGAGGCaatatttgccgcctccatcaagattgacaacactcgttgggaaaacaaggagaatcGCCCCAAAAAGGTCCCCACCAAGGCCCCGGTTGCCACAactacctccaccactaccaccagggtccgcctatccaaggatcccaattacgtcaccccagaggaaagggaccgccgccgcgcgtctggcctttgcgtcaagtgcggacaaaaagggcatggcatcaaacaatgccctaatggttggaaagccacaatcaaggaggtggcTAAGGtagcagaagaggaagggtcgggaaaagactaa
- a CDS encoding Retrotransposable element Tf2 protein, whose product MEPLKTLIDSGATSNFISPSIVEKYKIPKTQLENPQVVRMLDGTISQTGRIWHQVHLAVLANGHSHSIPFLVCPIGNTPAILGMTWLTQESPLIDWNQGTITFPNQVQIALEEEADPNPLADLPIEYHEFAKVFGEEEFKVLPPHREYDISIDLTPDAKLSPGPIYGMTDAESKALKQHIDEELATGKIRPSTSSAGAPVMFVKKADGSLRLVVDYRKLNEVTHKNVYPLPRQDDLMAKLRHAKIFTKLDLQWGYNNVRIKEGDEWKTAFRTKYGLFEYLVMPFGLTNAPAAFQHFMNNLFRDLIDVTVVIYLDNILIFLEKTEDHPAHVREVLSRLMKNQLFCKLLKCHFHVTTIEAVTSWPTPRTVKQVQAFLGFETPWSWGNLEEVAFQELKSLVTRSPVLIHSNPDLPYYLETDALGVAMGAILSQQGPDNRLHPIAYMLKSFSGAKANYDTHDKELLAIIKALEEWRIFLEATDRPIQVFTDHRNLEYWMQARTFNRRHARWRIFLSNFNFEIHYRPGKQSGKPDALSRRLDYIDMTPEPEVMLPAEVFANTSEEELEIVTEIRAKLREDPSLDPIIQFLTEDADNAPPSICKAYRDYDWEEDLLWYRGKLVVPDSETLKEQLLKEFHDSPLAGHPGQQRTLELLSRNYWWPGMKSSAKEWVECCPTCQANCRAHAPVIALKPLEVPPFPFHTISYDFITGFPKSSGHDAILVVIDSFSKFGHFIPTSKKVTAKGLADLFIAHVWKLHGLPVKTISDWGTTFTGKFLRALYQQLGVRPAFSLAYHPESDGQTERVNQFIKFYLRSYVAANHSDWAAWLPLAEYAYNNAKHAATGKSPFELVYGRNPVMNPSNVPANVPEADAVADTLAREWKEAESALQMSKERMTRSQGVIPEFSIGKKVWLDGKNVDLRTNSNKLDPKRLGPFKVIEKISSHAYCLELPETLKIHNVFYVGLLSKSHESPSQPFPEQPPPETIEGEEEYEVEQIIDSKRQRGKWFYLIKWKGYGPEDNSWEPEELLEHSQEEIKRFNQARLRKARDAAKSL is encoded by the exons ATGGAACCCCTTAAAACTctcattgactcaggagccacatcaaacttcatctccccctcaattgtggaaaaatataaaataccaaaaacccaacttgaaaatccacaagttgtgagaatgttagatggtactatatctcagactggtcgcatttggcaccaggttcaccttgcggttttggccaatggccattccCACTCTATCCCCTTCCTAGTCTGTCCTATTGGAAACACACccgccatacttggtatgaCATGGCTTACCCAGGAGTCACCCCTCATAGATTGGAACCAAGGCACTATCACCTTCCCCAACCAAGTCCAAATAGCcttggaggaggaagcagatcCCAACCCATTAGCCGACTTGCCCATAgaataccatgaatttgctaaggtatttggcGAAGAGGAGTTTAAGGTCCTTCCCCCACATAGGGAATATGATATCTCAATTGATCTAACGCCCgacgccaaactctcccccGGACCTATCTACGGCATGACcgatgcagaatccaaggcactcaaacaacacattgacgaggaattggcaacaggcaaaatccgccctagtacctcctcggCAGGCGctccggtcatgtttgtaaaaaaagCAGATGGCTCCCTCAGATTGGTcgttgattacaggaagttgaacgaggttacccacaaaaacgtctatcccctaccaagacaggatgacctcatggcaaaaCTCAGGCACGCTAAGATCTTTACCAAGTTGGACCTACaatggggctacaacaatgtacgcatcaaggaaggagatgagtggaagacggcctttagaaccaaatacggcctctttgaatatctagtcatgccatttggcctcaccaatgcccctgcagcgtttcaacattttatgaacaatctattcagggacctgatTGACGTAACCGTGGTAATTTACCTAGAcaacatcctcatcttcttgGAGAAAACAGAAGACCATCCGGCCCATGTCAGAGAGGTACTATCCCGTCTCATgaagaaccaactgttctgcaagttgttgaaatgccacttccacgtgaccacc ATCGAGGCTGTCACCTCTTGGCCCACGCCCAGAACGgttaaacaggtccaggccttcctaggattc gaaaccccttggtcatggggtaacctagaGGAAGTAGCGTTCCAGGAGTTGAAGTCCCTTGTTACCCGGTCGCCTGTCCTCATTCATTCTAACCCGGACCTCCCTTACTACCTTGAAACGGACGCCTtgggagtagccatgggagccatactcagtcaacaagGCCCAGATAATCGGTTGCACCCCATCGCCTACATGTTGAAATCTTTCTCAGGAGCCAAAGCAaattacgacacccatgacaaggagctcctggcaattatcaaggcattagaggaatggcgAATTTTCCTAGAGgcaacggacagaccaatccaggttttcacagatcataggaacctggaatattggatgcaggcacggacattTAACAGAAGGCACGCACGTtggcggatcttcctgagcaacttcaactttgagatccactatcgcccagggaaacaatcaggaaaaccggATGCTCTCTCCAGAAGATTGGATTACATTGATATGACACCAGAGCCAGAAGTCATGTTGCctgcagaagtctttgccaacacgtcagaagaagaactggaaattgtcacggagaTCCGCGCCAAGCTTAGGGAAGACCCATCCCTTGATCccattatccaattcctcacagaagatgcggacaatgCTCCCCCTTCAATTTGTAAGGCATACAgagattatgactgggaagaagacctcctCTGGTACCGCGGtaaactagttgtcccagactcggaAACCCTGAAGGAACAACTACTCaaggaattccacgactcacCCCTGGCAGGGCACCCTGGACAGCAAAGAACCCTGGAGCTCCTaagccgcaactactggtggccgggtatgaagtcatccgccaaggaatgggtagaatgttgtcctacCTGTCAAGCCAATTGCCGCGCTCACGCCCCTGTCATtgccctgaaacccttagaagtcccccctttcccgttccacacaatttcctacgacttcatcacaggatttCCCAAGTCTAGTGGGCACGACGCAATTTTGGTAgtaattgactccttctccaagtttggacatttcatcccaacttCCAAAAAGGTCACCGCAAAGGGTCTTGCTGACTTGTTCATTGctcacgtctggaaactccatggatTACCAGTCAAAACCATCTCAGATTGGGGAACTACcttcacaggaaaattctTGAGGGCATTATATCAGCAACTCGGGGTCAGACCAGCATTTTCCTTggcttaccacccagaatcagacggacaaacggaaagggTCAACCAGTTTATCAAGTTCTACCTGCGCTCATACGTTGCAGCCAACCACTCTGATTGGGCCGCGTGGCTACcattggcagaatatgcatacaataatgccaaacatgCAGCAACCGGGAAATCACcatttgaacttgtctatGGACGAAACCCAGTCATGAACCCGTCCAACGTACCAGCCAAcgttccagaagcagacgCAGTAGCAGATACACTAGCCCGGGAGTGGAAAGAAGCGGAATCAGCCCTCCAAATGAGTAAAGAACGTATGACCAGAAGTCAAGGAGTAATACCAGAGTTTTCAAtaggcaaaaaagtctggctggatggaaaGAACGTGGACCttaggaccaattcaaataaGCTGGACCCAAAACGCCTTGGTCCCTTCAAGGTCAtagaaaaaatctccagccacgcctactGCCTGGAACTACCGGAGACTCTAAAAATCCATAACGTCTTCTATGTTGGGCTACTATCAAAAAGCCACGAGTCACCCAGTCAgccattcccagaacaacctccccctgagacaatagaaggggaagaagaatacgaagtcgaacaaatcattgactctaaacgccaacggggaaaatggttctatttgattaaatggaaaggatatggtccggaggacaattcatgggaaccggaGGAGCTATTGGAAcatagccaagaagagatcaaacgcttcaaccaagcaagactcagaaaggctcgtgacgccgccaagagcctttaa